A stretch of DNA from Pseudonocardia hierapolitana:
ACGCCGAGCAGGATCGCGGTGATCGTGTCGCCGGGGATGCCGAACACGAGCGTCGGGACGTACGCCGACGCGAGCGCGGCGTTGTTCGCCGAACCCGCGGAGACGATCGGCTCGACGTGGCCCTCCCCCTTGCCGAAGAGGTGCCCCTCTTTGGAGGCGTTCTTCGTGGCGGCGTAGGAGACCCAGGCGGCGATGTCACCGCCCGCGCCGGGCAGCGCCCCGATCACGCTTCCGATGGCGTTCCCGCTGACCACGCCGCGCCAGTACCGGCGGAGCGTGTGCAGGGTCTCGCGGAACATCCCCTGCGTGCGCAACCGCGCGACGTGCACCGGGCCACCCGGGCGCAGCACGCCACGCAGCACCTCCGACAGCCCGAAAAGTCCGATCATTGCGGGGATGAAGCTGATCCCCTGCAGCAGGTCGGTGCTGCCGAACGTGAACCGCGCGTAGCCCAGGGCGATGTCGATCCCGACCGTGGCCAGGAGCAGCCCGATGAGCAGCGAGATCGCCCCCTTCACCTGGGAGCCCTCGGAGATGACCACCGAGGCGGTGAGGCCGAGCACCGCCACCCAGAAGTACTCGTACGAGGTGAACTGCAGCGCGAACTCGGCGAGCAACGGGGCTGCGACCATCAGCACGACCGCGCCGACGATCCCACCGATCACCGACCCGAGCAGCGCCACGCCGAGCGCCCTCGCACCGTGGCCTGCCCGGGTCTGCAGGTAGGCGTCCTCGGTGTAGGCCGCGCTCGCCGGCGTGCCCGGCATGCGCACCAACGCCGAGGGCAGGTCGCCTGCGAAGATCGCCATCGCCGACATCGTGATGACCGCCGCCATGGCCGGCAGCGGGTCGAGGAAGAACACGAACGGCACCAGCAGTGCCGTGGCGAGGGTCGCCGAGAGCCCCGGGATGGCCCCGATGAACAGGCCGTACACCGCCGAGGCGAGCACCACGATGATGAGGGTGGGGTCGGCGAGCATCCCCAGCGCCGTCGC
This window harbors:
- a CDS encoding tripartite tricarboxylate transporter permease; translated protein: MTDLATALGMLADPTLIIVVLASAVYGLFIGAIPGLSATLATALLVPFVFFLDPLPAMAAVITMSAMAIFAGDLPSALVRMPGTPASAAYTEDAYLQTRAGHGARALGVALLGSVIGGIVGAVVLMVAAPLLAEFALQFTSYEYFWVAVLGLTASVVISEGSQVKGAISLLIGLLLATVGIDIALGYARFTFGSTDLLQGISFIPAMIGLFGLSEVLRGVLRPGGPVHVARLRTQGMFRETLHTLRRYWRGVVSGNAIGSVIGALPGAGGDIAAWVSYAATKNASKEGHLFGKGEGHVEPIVSAGSANNAALASAYVPTLVFGIPGDTITAILLGVLLVKGVQPGPELFNTDAPLLYGIYLIFILANLLLIPLGYLAIKGSSWLLRVPTSVLMPVIVAFCVVGSFSINNGYLEIVIMLVLGVLGYLLERSGFPLAPVVLGLVLGPIVEKNFMQSVIKTNWDLSQFLTRPISAVLVALTVLVLVYPLLRGLVRRRSAVDASG